In Labrus mixtus chromosome 11, fLabMix1.1, whole genome shotgun sequence, a single window of DNA contains:
- the LOC132983162 gene encoding paramyosin-like → MALKDHIAVQQEESLEKDNTIRSLCVVIENLRSAMGNRDEMVSCLQDKVKLLASDLEASFSQQHKEAERLSHLTQENQKLVSENERLQSELQSALLALKELQEEETGGSRSEEEHLRAQVADLMKSQTELLLSKEELKGTVYDMTAELEGKNTIINNLKNNLEACHIQQERSEELYQLNCAEQQEDSLQKDKEIGSLHFNIQTLLTEAEDRDNTVSALEIKVKQLASDLEEEQAKNSSLQRDLEAAQLNCAEKQQEDSLQKDKEIGSLHFNIQTLLTEAEDRDNTVSALEIKVKQLASDLEEEQAKNSSLQRDLEAAQLNCAEKQQEDSLQKDKEIGSLHFNIQTLLTEAEDRDNTVSALEIKVKQLASDLKEEQAKNSSLQRDLEAAVSRPQKDVEESEELESLTPENEKQASEITRLKGELKAAKLAEEQLQKEGSRRDEENKEQKALLIKARKTLQSRKKELLEKSQALENSLAAEKVLKSALEDEKMCSKRMFSQQQAAPDAAESSKRLMDEVKMLRKENADIRAQLETTFREHQQTKAKYEFLYEHQEQMLSSKTDIISENKITTMNLQIMVEDLKAAQLESRTRQTSLEGALRETREKTCELQQAADKAAAQLETEKTKCFKQGLELQEALIKNNVCLKERQNLLEALQRTQDTGFMQTKQQMQTADIDLRLIGQQVELDQSRTAFRKLHDQHAELGKENSDLKGSYRKLRYAYKDLKVQYKTLCIASDYSQS, encoded by the coding sequence ATGGCACTGAAAGACCACATCGCTGTGCAGCAGGAGGAAAGTCTAGagaaagacaacacaatcaGGTCTCTCTGTGTCGTTATTGAGAATCTTCGAAGTGCAATGGGAAACCGAGATGAAATGGTTTCCTGTCTGCAGGACAAAGTTAAACTGTTGGCCTCAGATCTGGAAGCTTCTTTCTCCCAGCAGCACAAGGAAGCAGAAAGACTCTCCCATCTGACTCAGGAAAACCAAAAGCTGGTTTCTGAGAATGAAAGACTGCAGAGTGAACTCCAATCTGCCCTGCTCGCTCTGAAAGAGCTCCAGGAAGAAGAAACAGGTGGCAGCAGATCTGAGGAGGAACATCTCAGGGCTCAAGTAGCTGATCTCATGAAGTCACAGACAGAGCTCCTGCTGAGCAAAGAAGAGCTGAAAGGAACAGTCTATGACATGACAGCAGAGCTCGAAGGGAAAAACACCATCATCAACAACCTCAAGAACAATCTGGAGGCGTGCCACATTCAGCAAGAACGATCAGAAGAGCTTTATCAGTTGAATTGTGCTGAGCAACAGGAGGACAGTCTGCAGAAAGACAAGGAAATAGGATCCCTGCACTTCAATATTCAGACTCTACTAACTGAAGCTGAAGACCGAGACAACACGGTTTCTGCGCTGGAAATCAAAGTCAAACAGTTGGCCTCAGACCTTGAAGAAGAACAAGCAAAAAACAGTTCTCTTCAGAGGGACCTCGAGGCTGCTCAGTTGAATTGTGCTGAGAAGCAACAGGAGGACAGTCTGCAGAAAGACAAGGAAATAGGATCCCTGCACTTCAATATTCAGACTCTACTAACTGAAGCTGAAGACCGAGACAACACAGTTTCTGCACTGGAAATCAAAGTCAAACAGTTGGCCTCAGACCTTGAAGAAGAACAAGCAAAAAACAGTTCTCTTCAGAGGGACCTCGAGGCTGCTCAGTTGAATTGTGCTGAGAAGCAACAGGAGGACAGTCTGCAGAAAGACAAGGAAATAGGATCCCTGCACTTCAATATTCAGACTCTACTAACTGAAGCTGAAGACCGAGACAACACGGTTTCTGCGCTGGAAATCAAAGTCAAACAGTTGGCCTCAGACCTTAAAGAAGAACAAGCAAAAAACAGTTCTCTTCAGAGGGACCTCGAGGCTGCTGTCTCCCGGCCACAGAAGGACGTAGAGGAATCAGAAGAGCTGGAAAGTCTGActcctgaaaatgaaaaacaggctTCTGAGATCACAAGGCTGAAAGGTGAACTCAAGGCTGCCAAGCTCGCTGAAGAACAGCTGCAGAAAGAAGGTAGCAGAAGAGATGAGGAGAATAAGGAGCAAAAAGCTCTGCTCATTAAAGCGCGTAAAACCCTTCAAAGTCGAAAGAAGGAGCTCCTTGAGAAGTCCCAGGCTTTAGAAAATAGTCTGGCTGCTGAAAAAGTATTAAAGTCTGCCCTCGAAGATGAAAAAATGTGCTCCAAGCGAATGTTCTCACAACAGCAGGCAGCACCTGATGCCGCCGAGTCCTCAAAGCGTCTGATGGACGAAGTGAAGATGTTGAGGAAGGAGAACGCAGACATCAGGGCTCAACTGGAGACCACATTTAGAGAACACCAGCAAACCAAGGCAAAATATGAGTTTCTTTATGAGCACCAGGAACAGATGCTTTCCTCAAAGACTGATATCATCTCAGAAAATAAGATCACCACCATGAACCTCCAGATCATGGTAGAAGACTTGAAGGCAGCGCAGCTTGAGAGCAGGACAAGGCAGACATCTCTGGAAGGTGCACTCAGAGAGACGAGGGAGAAGACGTGTGAGCTGCAACAGGCAGCTGATAAAGCTGCCGCTCAGCTCGAGACAGAAAAGACCAAGTGCTTCAAGCAAGGACTCGAGCTGCAGGAAGCTTTGATCAAGAACAACGTGTGTCTGAAGGAAAGGCAGAACCTGTTGGAGGCTCTTCAGAGAACTCAGGACACCGGCTTCATGCAAACCAAACAACAGATGCAAACGGCCGACATCGACCTCAGGCTCATCGGGCAACAAGTGGAACTGGACCAAAGCAGGACGGCTTTCCGCAAGCTGCATGATCAACACGCTGAACTGGGGAAGGAGAACTCCGACCTTAAAGGCAGCTATCGTAAGCTGCGTTACGCTTACAAGGATCTCAAGGTCCAATACAAAACGCTCTGCATCGCCAGCGATTACTCCCAATCATAA